In Humulus lupulus chromosome 6, drHumLupu1.1, whole genome shotgun sequence, a single genomic region encodes these proteins:
- the LOC133782866 gene encoding uncharacterized protein LOC133782866 has product MASGASAEGFFRCFYEGCISGCDSAIERRPYHRNCSCALHESGKKKKSHCSHGGLPMSKKVSYPIRRAWSEGSLALVGATAAASSAQSSPASSSSPVAMVGIGRKNSQSSLCDMEE; this is encoded by the coding sequence aTGGCCTCAGGAGCTTCGGCTGAAGGGTTCTTCAGGTGCTTCTACGAGGGCTGCATCTCAGGCTGTGACTCGGCCATCGAGCGCCGTCCGTACCACCGGAACTGCAGCTGTGCTCTACACGAAtctggcaagaagaagaagagccaTTGTTCTCATGGTGGTTTGCCTATGAGCAAAAAGGTTTCTTACCCAATAAGGAGGGCTTGGAGTGAAGGGTCCTTGGCTTTGGTGGGGGCTACGGCTGCTGCTTCTTCTGCTCAGTCTTCTcctgcttcttcttcttctccggtGGCCATGGTTGGAATTGGAAGGAAGAATTCCCAATCGAGTCTATGTGATATGGAAGAATAA